A window of Apium graveolens cultivar Ventura chromosome 8, ASM990537v1, whole genome shotgun sequence contains these coding sequences:
- the LOC141676542 gene encoding uncharacterized protein LOC141676542, whose amino-acid sequence MNLPEKFKVMSVIEKLPKSWEEFSLSLKRQKGEITWTNLMLDISVQEQHKSKQGHVMPTEHGTSKVNIATVGQKRKAFAKKANSNKPKSDKDKAKKPKANKPCWSCGQVGHWSKDCPTKKAKKTEVAQANVVLGTASGPVVNMVVGEAMASETNVDRVIA is encoded by the exons atgaatctcccggagaagttcaaggtgatgagtgtgattgaaaaactcccaaagtcttgggaagagttctctctctccctgaaaagacagaaaggagagatcacctggaccaaccttatgctggatatctcggtacaagaacaacacaagtccaaacagggacatgtgatgccaactgaacacggtacctcgaaggtaaacatagcaactgtaggacaaaagaggaaggcttttgctaagaaagctaatagtaataaacctaagagtgacaaggacaaggccaagaaacccaaggcaaacaaaccatgctggtcttgtgggcaggttgggcactggagtaaggactgccctacgaagaaagcgaagaaaaccgaggtagcacaagcaaatgttgtgcttggaaccgcaagtgggcctgtagtgaacatggttgttggtgaggctatggcttctgaaaccaacgttgaccg agtcatagcttga